AGCAATGCGACGGATTAACCATCCCGACCGTTGAACCGGCACCCGTGCTACCGATCGACACCGATGAGACCTGCGAAGCGATTGTTAGCGCCTGGGCTGGCCGTCCGACCATTCGTACCGAGGTAGCCAGCGAAGGACGCGCTTACTATCGTCCCACCACGGATTCGGTCCACCTCCCCGCACGATTCCGTTTCATCAACACAGCCCACTACTACGCGACACTCTTCCATGAATTGGTGCATAGCACCGGCCACGAAAGCCGTTTAGCCCGTAGCATCAGCAACCAATTTGGTGATGAGCTTTACAGCAAGGAGGAGTTGGTTGCAGAGACCGGAGCCGCTTTCCTTTGCGCCATCGCCGGAATCGCTACAAAGCACACCGAGCGGAACACCACTGCCTACATTCAGAACTGGATCAGCAAGCTTGAGCAGGACAACCGCTTGATCGTCCAGGCTGCAGCTAACGCCCAACGCGCCGTGGACCTTATCACCGGCCACAGCTTCGAAGGCCAGAACGCCGAGGAAGGGGAGGGAAGCGCCGAAGATACTGGCGCACCCTCTTTCCAACACTTTGAATTGTTAGCGGCCTAGACCTCTAGTATGCTGATGCTCTAACCATCTACCCACCCAACAGGTTAGAAAGGCACACCATGCATGTTGCTGTAGCCAGTTTCAAGGGAGGAGTCGGGAAGACCACGACGGCGATCCACATAGCCGCGTATCTCCAGACACTCGGCACTACTTTACTTCTCGATGGAGATGGTACCCGCAACGCAACCGAATGGGCACAACGCGGCCAAGGCCTGCCGTATCGCATCGCTGACGTGCGTTCAGCGGTTAAACTCGCACGAGAGTTTGAGCACACGGTGATCGACACCGGGCAGAGACCGAGCGATGCAGACTTGAAAGCCCTTGCTGAGGGTTGTGACCTACTCGTCATCCCCGCCGTTCCCGCCACGATGGACAGCGATGGGCTGCGGCAAACCATCGAAGCGCTTGCGGAGATGAAGGCCGACAATTACCGCGTCCTCATCACCAAGGCACCACCGCCACCGCAGGCCGAAGCGACAAATCTGCGTACCGCCTTGGAGAAAGCTGGGATTCCCGCCTTCAAGGTAAGCATTCCACTCTTAAAA
This genomic stretch from Granulicella arctica harbors:
- a CDS encoding ArdC family protein, whose translation is MKKTTAERPNVYQIVTDRVIASLKDGIIPWEKPWKAPTFDGGNFPRNFTTGKPYRGVNVFLLWGARFSSPFWLTFKQALELGGSVRKGEKGSQIVFYKQLQNRKDKSDDAPVTKKGSKEDDRAPFILTYYTVFNVEQCDGLTIPTVEPAPVLPIDTDETCEAIVSAWAGRPTIRTEVASEGRAYYRPTTDSVHLPARFRFINTAHYYATLFHELVHSTGHESRLARSISNQFGDELYSKEELVAETGAAFLCAIAGIATKHTERNTTAYIQNWISKLEQDNRLIVQAAANAQRAVDLITGHSFEGQNAEEGEGSAEDTGAPSFQHFELLAA
- a CDS encoding ParA family protein, producing the protein MHVAVASFKGGVGKTTTAIHIAAYLQTLGTTLLLDGDGTRNATEWAQRGQGLPYRIADVRSAVKLAREFEHTVIDTGQRPSDADLKALAEGCDLLVIPAVPATMDSDGLRQTIEALAEMKADNYRVLITKAPPPPQAEATNLRTALEKAGIPAFKVSIPLLKAFEKAAAAGVIVSAVDDPRAARAWEAYVSTGKEIVAYGHTH